In Anthonomus grandis grandis chromosome 17, icAntGran1.3, whole genome shotgun sequence, the DNA window tcggacagatacagtcgatcttacaatatggtatctgtttctggggatctgcaagaggagctctacatatatttagaatgcaaaagcgtATCATTCGTTGTTTATTGGGCATAACCTACAGAACTTCCTGTAGGCCTTACTTctgcaaactaaaaatactcacccttccctccctatacttttcttccttggtgttatttgtgaagagacacaatcatttgtttgttgagaatagggaaatgtacgctgaggatgtgactatgattacacgacatagaagcgatctccgtattccattgcataattcagcttactatgaaagaggttctcattatatggccatcagggcttatagaatgctacctgctgatattagaagcattgaatctacagtccaatttaaaaaagctgtttaccactggttgcagattaaatgtttttataattttacttttgaataataactttaacttgtgttagatatttagaatatttattttaaattttgttattttgtttatataagtatattgcctctatgaattctagataagaaaaattaatgtaccccatgggagctagatcctcctttgtatgacgttgctttgtcgtcctgtatacgattttgttggcaaataaaggatattattattattattattattattattattacaggtAAGTAGAATTTCACTTGTCTCGGCAGATTTTCCAAAACTTCCCTTAACTCAGAAACTATTGGGTAAATgagaaaatttataataaaatttttcaattttcatgaaattcaGTGAGAAATGAGGcaagttataataaaatttcactTCTCTTTCAACAAACTCTCCTTAACTCCGAACACTATCTTAACACAACACTTAAATTACAATTTACCTTCTGGCTGCAAAACCATACAACCAACACGAACACcataaaacacacttttttaCAAACCTACCGTTGGTTTGTTCACAAATAAACACGAGAGCACCCGCCGCCCAGCCcccaaacaaaatataaaaagccaCCTCGACAAACCGATACCCCAAAGTGTAAAACCGTGCGGTGTAAAACTCCTTGTCGATATCCAAAGGGAATTCCCTCCAATAAAACTCATCCAGTCCAGCCGAGGCCATCCAGCTTAAAACTTTATTCATTTCCGGTAAAAAGGGGGATCCGAAGGAGAAACTGTAGATTTTCCAGCCGGGCATTAAGGCTTCCGGTAGGATGGTGTAGCACTTCCTGCCGCTCAGATAATCCTCCCGGTGCATGTGAACTGCGTAAGTTTTCAGCTCGATGTAGCCCTTGTTGTGACACGTTCTGGCATCCCTGATGTTATTCGCATGATCTTGGATCTCTGGGACTATTACTAAACGTTTACTTAAGGCAAGAAAAAGGTCCTGTTCCAGGGCATGTGATAGCAAATGCTTATAATGTTCGAATGTTGCTATGGGATATGCGCCTTCGTCAACCATTTCTTTAATTGTTTTGGTTATTTTTTCGGAGCAAGGCACCGTTAGGTACCGGGACATTGCACTTGACCAAAACATATTAAGAAACGTAAAAATCAGTAAGACCATCATGAAAAACAATCCGTAAGAACGAATTTTGTTGTGCGGGACTCCTTGGCCAATACTTACGGCCAGCAATAGGATTGAGGTGTCCAACGGTGGTAGCCTGTAACATCTTGAAATAGCATAGGATAAGATGATAAAAcaggccaataaataaagggACAAAAAATTCAGGCGCAGTTTAAGCAGCTTTTTTTCGTTCCAATGGTGAGGGATGTAAGCCACCAAGGCTTGGCTGGCCCGAGGGTACGAACATTCAAtctaaaatatggaaaattaaaGAGTTTTAAACGAAGCCATAAACTTACCGTTTCTGATTGATAGAGTTCCAAACACTGGTGAGACATTAGTCGGGAATTTATGTGCATAACTGTGATTCCTCGGTAAAGGTCCCCCAGGATACCGGTCACGGGCATCTCGGCACTTCCATAGCCTTTACCATCCGAGGGTCGACGGCCTATAACtataaagggaaaaaattgTGAATGCAGCgcttaaaatttgttaaaattatcgCTTTTGaggcaaaaattgaaaattagttaataaaaaacataacctacaaaaaaaaagtaaatgaaggGACGCCATTTTTAGGTTATGCTGCATGCAATGTTGCCAAGTTTAAAcgttctaattttaatataataattatttcagttAAGGTTTTACTGTAAGTATTCGGTTGTATACCATTGTATACCACTGTAAGTATACCATTGAATAATTCTTAATTCAAAAGGTCAACGTACGGGAGAGATTGGGTAAAAGCCAAAGAATATAATAATCCCCCCATTTTAATT includes these proteins:
- the LOC126746334 gene encoding uncharacterized protein LOC126746334, which translates into the protein MPVTGILGDLYRGITVMHINSRLMSHQCLELYQSETIECSYPRASQALVAYIPHHWNEKKLLKLRLNFLSLYLLACFIILSYAISRCYRLPPLDTSILLLAVSIGQGVPHNKIRSYGLFFMMVLLIFTFLNMFWSSAMSRYLTVPCSEKITKTIKEMVDEGAYPIATFEHYKHLLSHALEQDLFLALSKRLVIVPEIQDHANNIRDARTCHNKGYIELKTYAVHMHREDYLSGRKCYTILPEALMPGWKIYSFSFGSPFLPEMNKVLSWMASAGLDEFYWREFPLDIDKEFYTARFYTLGYRFVEVAFYILFGGWAAGALVFICEQTNGRFVKKCVLWCSCWLYGFAARR